Proteins from a single region of Styela clava chromosome 1, kaStyClav1.hap1.2, whole genome shotgun sequence:
- the LOC120348450 gene encoding uncharacterized protein LOC120348450 isoform X2, producing MWDIVRQNSWVFIGISALVLFQLLYIVILCMFRKKSEYTLILDENSLLLHQQGTDFSTSHQGYDHALMSCQYYLRHLSKLEFIQSYKQIDSRSSTYWFALRDTERAKRESGGILTRSRGKCILKISCRPKLSNFTKGNWENVLESMLDILLTNHFIT from the exons ATGTGGGACATAGTAAGGCAAAACTCTTGG gtgTTTATAGGAATCTCAGCCcttgttttatttcaacttcTATATATAGTGATTTTATGCATGTTCAG aaaaaaatctgAATACACATTAATACTTGATGAAAATTCGTTGCTGTTGCATCAACAAGGAACCGACTTTTCCACTTCCCATCAAG GATATGATCATGCATTGATGAGCTGTCAATATTACTTGCGACATTTGAGTAAATTAGAGTTTATACAATCTTACAAACAAATAG ATAGCCGTTCAAGTACTTACTGGTTTGCGTTACGAGATACAGAAAGAGCAAAACGAGAAAGTGGAGGAATTTTGACAAGAT CTAGAGGGAAATgcatattgaaaatatcttgtCGACCAAAGTTATCCAATTTTACTAAAGGCAATTGGGAAAATGTACTGGAAAGCATGCTTGATATTTTGCTAAC AAACCATTTCATCACTTAA
- the LOC120348447 gene encoding GPI alpha-1,2-mannosyltransferase 3-like, whose product MSKLTQRKKTDGKSDIKAQHKLTNTKIRSDDKEFGDSEKYLILSLICLRIINTFLVRTSFVPDEYWQSLEVAYKSVFGYGYLTWEWKYGLRSYIYPAIFSGIYQILNSLGIDNPVTLIYGPRLFQAFLSAIGDVYLYKFVKLYFGYEIANYGILCNCINWFWWYCSTRTIINTFETNLLCIGLYYYPWNTAHWYLSKVAIYQLIAILITVIRPTAAVIWVPLALWHIFRSRNAMVFLSYVVQSFFVLITSTLIDLFYYGKFVFVPWNFFKFNVMEDMGVHYGTHPWHWYITQGIPAILTTQMIFFIFGAAFVMKHTFPAKLSTENLKICKCLLSLFLFTVLVYSFLGHKEFRFVLHLVPIASLFSGISLSTFSKKMRNTSLIFLLITNVPVALYTGLIHQRGPLEITDKLKDLLAENCISNCPGSVLYLMPCHTTPLYSHLHLNVTTRFLTCPPNLSGIKNYSDEADQFHSNPIEWLDNNIFSQKILADRPYWILLFDSLYDKLKAYDPLDNYNICATAFHTHVPEGRTGRFLYILCKKTSR is encoded by the coding sequence ATGTCAAAATTAACTCAAAGAAAGAAGACTGATGGCAAATCTGATATAAAGGCGCAACACAAGttaacaaatacaaaaataagatCTGATGATAAAGAATTTGGTGATTCTGAAAAATACCTTATTTTGTCTTTGATCTGTCTTCGTATCATCAATACATTTTTAGTAAGAACTTCATTTGTACCTGATGAATATTGGCAGTCATTAGAAGTTGCCTACAAGTCTGTTTTTGGGTATGGATATCTAACATGGGAATGGAAATATGGACTACGAAGTTATATTTATCCTGCTATTTTTTCTGggatatatcaaattttaaattctctTGGCATTGATAATCCTGTGACACTTATATATGGTCCTAGGTTGTTTCAAGCTTTCTTGAGCGCAATTGGTGATGTATATCTTTATAAATTTGTGAAGCTTTATTTTGGTTATGAAATTGCGAATTACGGAATTCTATGCAACTGTATAAACTGGTTTTGGTGGTATTGCTCCACAAGGACAATAATAAATACATTCGAAACTAATCTGTTATGTATTGGATTGTATTATTATCCTTGGAATACTGCCCACTGGTATCTTAGCAAAGTAGCAATTTATCAATTAATCGCTATATTAATTACTGTAATTAGACCAACAGCTGCTGTAATTTGGGTACCATTAGCTTTATGGCATATATTTAGAAGCCGCAATGCAATGGTATTTCTGTCATATGTAGTCCAATCTTTCTTTGTCTTGATAACGTCCActttaattgatttattttattatggtAAGTTCGTATTTGTGCCATGgaacttttttaaattcaatgttATGGAGGATATGGGTGTGCATTATGGCACTCATCCCTGGCATTGGTATATCACTCAAGGTATACCTGCTATCCTTACCACtcaaatgatatttttcatCTTTGGTGCTGCTTTTGTAATGAAACATACATTTCCTGCTAAATTATCtacagaaaatttaaaaatatgcaaatgttTGTTATCTCTATTCTTATTCACTGTTTTAGTTTATAGTTTTCTTGGACACAAGGAATTTAGATTTGTTCTTCATCTTGTTCCAATAGCGTCTCTTTTCTCTGGTATTAGTTTgtcaacattttcaaaaaaaatgagAAACACATCGTTAATATTTCTATTGATTACAAATGTACCTGTGGCCTTGTATACCGGACTCATTCATCAAAGAGGTCCATTGGAAATAACtgataaattgaaagatttgCTTGCTGAAAATTGCATTTCTAATTGTCCTGGAAGCGTCTTATACCTGATGCCATGTCATACTACACCACTATATTCCCATCTTCATTTGAATGTGACCACAAGATTCCTAACTTGCCCTCCAAATCTTTCTGGTATAAAGAATTATAGTGACGAAGCAGATCAGTTTCATAGTAATCCTATTGAGTGGcttgataataatatttttagtcAAAAAATCCTCGCTGATCGACCTTACTGGATTCTGTTATTTGATTCATTGTATGATAAGTTGAAAGCTTATGACCCATTGGATAATTACAATATTTGTGCCACTGCTTTTCATACTCATGTTCCAGAAGGCAGAACTGGAAGATTTCTTTACATCCTATGCAAGAAAACGTCTCGATAA
- the LOC120340903 gene encoding uncharacterized protein LOC120340903: MSGKSMLKGLPSQNPNNFSNFKSDSSKTAKKLTSYLSTEDQPVEQVIVSDRSNILLRYLYLQLDKKLNGDVEKRKSSSEEMNHVDTDSNKNPDVLSSDGPPRKQPRMSAPQSPSSSVSTSSYP; encoded by the coding sequence ATGTCTGGAAAAAGCATGCTGAAAGGTTTACCTTCTCAGAATCcgaacaatttttcaaattttaaatccgACTCGAGCAAAACTGCCAAAAAATTGACTTCTTATCTTTCTACGGAAGATCAACCAGTAGAACAAGTAATAGTTTCCGACAGAAGTAATATTTTATTGCGATATTTATATCTTCAActtgataaaaaattgaatggCGACGTTGAAAAAAGGAAAAGTTCTTCAGAAGAAATGAACCATGTTGACACAGACTCTAATAAAAATCCTGATGTATTGTCATCCGATGGTCCACCTCGTAAACAACCTCGAATGTCAGCACCCCAGTCACCGTCTTCCTCTGTTTCTACATCTTCGTACCCTTAA